A segment of the Hippopotamus amphibius kiboko isolate mHipAmp2 chromosome 8, mHipAmp2.hap2, whole genome shotgun sequence genome:
GGGAAGGACACGCAGTGCAGCAGGCCAGCATGCACTACAGCCCTACAAACAGACGGGGCTAGCTGGGGACAGCTGGCCTCCGGGGTTTGCTATTGGTGAGAAATAAACTGCTCCTCTGAAAGTAGCCAAATCTAGGTCTGTTTCACATCCCCGACCCTCCtcgtctccccccccccccactacacacatacatacacacacagaaacatacacCATACACGCACACCCCGACAGAGACAGCAACCTTTCACCCTTAATAACAGCAAGAAGAAGCCAGAGCGAGAAAATAAAAGGCTGTTTCTTAGGCATGGGGATTGCCGAAAGGGCCGATGCCCCTGCCTCCTGACCCTGCGCCTGGCGCGCACGCACCCGTAATCCTGCATTTCTCCAACAAGTTGTTTATGGAGTTGCTTCTCTATTTGCCTACACCCCGAAATCCACCCCTCCTCTATCTCCTCTGCCCCTTCCGCGGTCCTGGCCTgaaagagggggaggggctcGGGTGCGGGTTGGGAAGGGCGGGCCGGACACGCGGGGCCGGAGCCCAGGCGCCCCCTCTCcacccgcggccgccgcccccGGATTATTTATCCGCAAAGTCCCGCGCGCGCCTATTGGGCCGAGGCCCGGGTGTCAGCGCGAATCCTGGCTCGCCATTGGTCCCGCACACGTGCGGCCCTGACTCACGTGCTTCCGGTTTGAAGGCAAAAAGTGTGCctgggtgaatttttttttaagcgaGAGAGTTTGAGCAAAGATCCGAGCTGtcagagatttgaaaaaaaaaaaaaaaaaaaaaaggcagccccAGCGCTGGCGGAGACGCGCTCTCCCTGCAAAAAAAGCAAAGGCGATTAAAGGCGCTGCCAGCCTCGCGCTCTGGGCACAGCTGAGCGTGACACTCGGGGAAGTCATACCCCTCAGTACTGCCTAGGAAGATGGCTAGACTTTAGAGactattttttatcttaaaaaaaaatcttggatttttttttcttttttattgctttctttttcctttttttccccgtTTCTTTTTGGCCGTGGCTTACTCCCCATTTAAAACAAATCATTGAATCTggttgcagaaagaaaaaagaaatagccaaGTGTCTCCATATCTGGATGTCTACAAATTAGAGAGCGGGAGAGACAGCGAGATCTGCTCGATAAGAGCGAGCGATCCAGACCAGGCGCCTGGGCTTTTTTTTCTGCACCCGCCCCGTGCCTTCGCTGGGGCTTCGCCGGCCTCCTTCCTCCGCGCACCCCCACGGGCCGCTGGCAAAGTGGGGTGGGGAGCgaggcggggggggcgggggccggcgcggcggccgaggcggcggGGCGGCCGAGCATGGAAGAACAGCAGCCGGAACCTAAAAGTCAGCGCGACTCGGGCCTCGgcgcggcggcggtggcggcggcggccccCGGCAGCCTCAGCCTGAGCCTCAGTCCCGGCGCCAGCGGCAGCAGCGGCAGCGATGGAGACAGCGTGCCGGTGTCCCCGCAGCCCGCGCCCCCCTCGCCGCCCGTGGCGCCCTGCCTGCCGCCCCTGGCCCACCACCCGCATCTCCCcccgcaccccccgcccccgccgccgccgccgccgccgcagcagcAGCATCTCGCGGCGCCTGCTCACCAGCCGCAGCCCGCGGCCCAGCTGCACCGCACCACCAACTTTTTCATCGACAACATCCTGAGGCCGGACTTCGGCTGCAAAAAGGAGCAGCCCCCGCCGCAGCTcctggtggcggcggcggcggctggagGAGGCGCAGGAGGAGGTCGGGTCGAGCGTGACAGAGGCCAGACCGGCGCAGGTAGAGACCCTGTCCACCCTCTAGGCACGAGGGCGCAAGGCGCCGCCTCACTCCTGTGCGCCCCGGACGCGAACTGTGGCCCACCCGACGGCTCCCCGCCAGCCACCGCTGGCAGCGCGGGCGCGTCCAAAGCTGGGaacccggcggcggcggcggcggcggcggctgcagcGGCCgtggcagcggcggcggcagcagcagcagcggccaAGCCTTCGGACAGCGGCGGTGGCAGTGGAGGCGGCGTGGGGAGCCCGGGTGCGCAGGGTGCTAAGTACTCGGAGCACAGCAACCCGGCCATCCTGCTAATGGGCTCAGCCAACGGCGGGCCCGTAGTCAAAACTGACTCGCAGCAGCCTCTCGTGTGGCCTGCCTGGGTCTACTGCACGCGCTACTCGGATCGTCCGTCCTCCGGTGAGTACCCAGCCCCAGGCTGCGCCTTGCCTTTCGGCCCCGCGTACGCTCCTAGAACTCTCAGCCGCCGGGCTGGGGAGAGCGTGACGGATCTTCCTCTTCCTTACCCTCGATCCCAGTCACAACCGAGTGTTGCACCCAGTTTTGCTCTCCTGGACTCTGGGGTTACCACCCGGGAGACTACAGCTCAAGGCACGGGAAGCTCGATCCTTCGGTTTTGAACTCCGAGCCCTTCCGGCCTTCTTTGTGTTTTACCTTTATTATTCTTAGGAAAGATACAATCAgttattgctttttcttccagGGAAAGGGGTTTTTAGAACCAGCGGGAAGGTGGGCCTAGAGGTCTGGGTCTTAAATCCCGCCAAACTGGTCCTGCGGAGGCCGAAATCGAGCACGGCTTTGATTAGAGAAATAATCTTCATTTTGTGTTCTTATAGGCACAGACACCATATCGATATTTTTTTGTGGAGAGTTCATTTGCTTGGAGATAGATTTAAAGAGacccagggaaagagagaaacgCGTCTGATCGCTGTCCCTGTTTCCCAGGCCCGGGAGCCAAGAGAGTCCGACCCGGGTGGGTGGAATCCAGGGAAAGGCGTGTGCCAAACAGTGGGTCCCGAGAGCCCCTTGACTCTTGGTTCTCTGGAGCTGACAGACAgacggtgggagaggagagaagacaggTCAGGCTCAGGCCGGAAATCTGGGCCGAGGGCAATGAGAGCCAGCCTCCGTCTCAGCTTCTCCGCGGCGCGTCTCGCACATCCTAACGGCCCTGccccttccttctttcactcCTTCCTTCCGCAAATTTGCCAGTTAGCGGATTTCTGCCAGCCGTAGGCCCGTTTCTCTAGATTTTCCTTCGGCCCTTTTCCCACATATCTTTTGCGCTTGGAGAACCCCAGGCCGAGACCTACCCTGGGACAGCCGCTAGGCCCCCGGGACAGCCGCTAGGCCCCCGGGAGAGGAGGTTGCGTCTTGCCCGCCTCCCCAGACCGCAGCTCCCGGGAGGCCGGTGGGCGCTGCAAGGAGGGCGGCAGGGGTTCCGGCCTACGATTGGGGTTCCAGGCACCTGGGTCTGGCAGGAAGCCGGGCACGGCGTAGCGGTGCGCCTCTCCACTCTGGCTGGTCTCTGCCTCCCCACTGCTGCCAGCCGGGCGCGGATCGATGCGCGCTATCAGCCCCCGCCATCTCGAGCCCCGTTATTGACACGTCGGGCTCCCTGAACCTCCGAAAAGCTGCTTTGATTGACTCGCCTGATGGATAGAGTGATTGAGCTGTCAGGCCGTGCGGCTCGGGCTGGCCAGGAGGCTACGATTTTATTACAAGTGTAGTGCCTCTGCGCGAGCGCACACGCGCGCTCAACACATAACAACagcaacgacaacaacaacaatctAACCACGTCCAGGACGCACAAGGTGCATCGGGACCCTTCTGAGGGTGTACACATTTTCTGGGCCATCTCTGCTCGCTCAGCTAATTACTAATCTAAACCAAGGCCttcctcccgccccaccccgacTCCCAGTGCTTTCTGCACCAGCCTCAGGAGTGGGCCTTGTCTTTGTTCTTGGCTGCTTTCCTTCTTACGggcctggggaggcagggtgCTGACACCTTCTCCTGCATGGGCAGTTCAGGGAGACGA
Coding sequences within it:
- the EN1 gene encoding homeobox protein engrailed-1 gives rise to the protein MEEQQPEPKSQRDSGLGAAAVAAAAPGSLSLSLSPGASGSSGSDGDSVPVSPQPAPPSPPVAPCLPPLAHHPHLPPHPPPPPPPPPPQQQHLAAPAHQPQPAAQLHRTTNFFIDNILRPDFGCKKEQPPPQLLVAAAAAGGGAGGGRVERDRGQTGAGRDPVHPLGTRAQGAASLLCAPDANCGPPDGSPPATAGSAGASKAGNPAAAAAAAAAAAVAAAAAAAAAAKPSDSGGGSGGGVGSPGAQGAKYSEHSNPAILLMGSANGGPVVKTDSQQPLVWPAWVYCTRYSDRPSSGPRTRKLKKKKNEKEDKRPRTAFTAEQLQRLKAEFQANRYITEQRRQTLAQELSLNESQIKIWFQNKRAKIKKATGIKNGLALHLMAQGLYNHSTTTVQDKDESE